ACGTCGAGGCGGTCGGCGGCGCCGAGCGCGAACAGGATCGCGATCGCGTCGTCCTGGCCCGGATCGCAATCGATGATCACGGTGCGGCGAGTGGTGTCGGCCGTGGCGGTCGTCGAGCTGGAGGCTTCGGCTGGGTTCTGGGGCGTGGCGGCGCTCGTGACGACCGCAGGCGATGCGGAGGTCGCCGCGTTAGACAGCATCGGCCACGCCGATGCGCCCGCGGCCAACCCGACTGCCGTGCGCAGGAACGCGCGGCGTTCGCTTCGCGGCCGGCGGTGTCGTGTCGCCGTTCCGGCGGCCGTGGCGGCCGTGGCTTCGTAATTGACTGCTGCGGCTGCGGCTGCTGCGGCTGCGGCTGCTGCTGCTGCTGCGGTCGCTGCGGCTCCATCTTCGGCTTCCGCGCATCGAGCGGTCGTCGTGCTCATCGTCATGGTCAACCCTGTAGTGGTCGTCAGAACACGTGACGCATGCCGACCGTCGCGATCATCTGCCGGATGCCGGTGGACTGCGCATACGCGAAGATCTGCGCGTGCTGCGCGTCGCCGGCGGCCTGCTGCGCGATCACCGTCAGCGCGATATCGGTGCGCTTCGACAGGAAGTAGTCGGCCTGCAGATTAACCTGATGCCATTTCGGGCTCGTGTTGATCACGTCGTATTTGCCGTCGGTGAACGCGTAGGCGGCGCCGAGAATGAACGCGGGCGTCACGTGGTAGTTCACGTTCAGGTTGTAGTTCTGCAAGCGCAGATGCGAACCGTCGAGATAATCGTAGCGGACATCGGTGAAGAGCGCGGCGAATTGCGCGGCGCCCACCGTGTAGAAACCGCCCGTGCCGAAGATGCGCTGCCTGCTCGCGTATGCGGCCGGATGCAGCGCGCTCTTCGCGAAGATCAGCAGCGACGACGCGTAGTCGTTCGAGATCGCGCCGTCCTGGTTGGTCGCGCTGTACGGGTTGTTGTACTGCGCGTACACCACGCTCCATTTCAGCGGACCGTTCTCATAGCCGGCGCCGAAGCTGTACGCGTTGTTGTTGGCGAAACCGGTGGCGTTGCTGAAGCCGTATTCGGCGGTGGCATGCAGGCCGCGATAGTCCGGGCTCACGTATTTCACCGCGTTCTGCACGCGAATGTCGTTATAGCCGTTGTCGTTGTCGCCGATATTCACGCCGTTGCTCGCGATGATCACCGGGCCCACGTAGTCGTGCACCGTGTCGTACTGGCGGCCGAAGGTCAGCGTGCCGTAGCGTTTGTTCGCGAGCCCGACGAAAGCCTGGCGGCCGAATTCGCGGCCGTTCTGCGCGGCGTTGCCGGTCATCACGTTGAAGCCGTTTTCCAGCTGGAAGATCGCGGTGGTGCCGCCGCCCAGATCCTCGATGCCCTTCAATCCCCAACGCGGATTCTGGTCGGTGCCCGACAGCGCCTGCCACGCATTCTTGCCGCCCTGATTGGTCGCGTAGCCGACGCCCGCCGAAATCAGGCCGTACAGCGTGACGCTGCTTTGCGCGTGCGCGGCGCTGGAAAGCGC
The sequence above is a segment of the Paraburkholderia sp. D15 genome. Coding sequences within it:
- a CDS encoding porin translates to MKLLKFAPLAIAGALSSAAHAQSSVTLYGLISAGVGYATNQGGKNAWQALSGTDQNPRWGLKGIEDLGGGTTAIFQLENGFNVMTGNAAQNGREFGRQAFVGLANKRYGTLTFGRQYDTVHDYVGPVIIASNGVNIGDNDNGYNDIRVQNAVKYVSPDYRGLHATAEYGFSNATGFANNNAYSFGAGYENGPLKWSVVYAQYNNPYSATNQDGAISNDYASSLLIFAKSALHPAAYASRQRIFGTGGFYTVGAAQFAALFTDVRYDYLDGSHLRLQNYNLNVNYHVTPAFILGAAYAFTDGKYDVINTSPKWHQVNLQADYFLSKRTDIALTVIAQQAAGDAQHAQIFAYAQSTGIRQMIATVGMRHVF